The Nostoc sp. 'Peltigera membranacea cyanobiont' N6 genome contains the following window.
ATGCAAGCACAAGTGAAAGCAGCACCCAGGTGCGTAGAAGCTTTAGCAAACCGCATAGCCGTAGAAGTAGAACGCATTTGCGATAAAAGCTCGCGTATCCAAACATCTGGGCAAATCAAATCCTGGCAGATTACGTTGGGAAGGCATCGGATGCAAAAGTGCTTACGTTACTACCAACTAGGTTCCAAACAAGGACGGGTGGAATTACATAGCAATTTGGGTGCTATGGTTTACCGTCATGTAACTATATCAGGCTCTGAGTTGGGTTTTGATGCTCGTTACAGCCTAATTGAAGATTTTTTACAAGCATTTTATATCGAAGCTATCAAAGCTTTCCGCAGAGAAAACGAACTACCTAACGATCACACACCGCGGACTCAGCTACAATTAGCTGAATACATGGCCTTTACAGAACAGTACGCCAAACGCCGTATCAATTTACCTGGTGGTGCAAATCAGCAATTGATTATCTTACGCGCCCAAGGTTTTGCTCGTCGTCAGCCCCAAGAGACTACTGTGGATATTGAAATGGCGGTAGAGTCAGCTAAGGGTGAAGAAGCAGAATCTTACCAGCGTAACTCGGCGGTGCAACAGCTGCGATCGCAGATGATTGCCCAAACTAATTTTGACCCATCTGAAGAATCAGAACGCGATCGCGTCATCACTGAGTTGATGAAATATCTGGAGTCTCAAGGTCAATCTGATTGTATGAACTACCTCAGCTTGAAACTTCAAGACCTCTCAGCCCCAGAAATTGACCAAATTCTCGGTTTAACCAGCCGTCAGCGCGATTATCTCCAACAACGGTTTAAATATCACGTAGAAAAGTTTGCTAAACAACACCATTGGCAATTAGTACATCAATGGTTAGGCGCAGGTTTAGAGCAAAAATTGGGTTTATCTTCCCAGCAGTGGGATATTTTTGTGAATCAACTCACAGAACAACAACAGCAAATATTACAGTTAAAAACTGCAAGACAAACTGACCAAGCGATCGCTAAAACCATCAAATGCACCCCCAAACAGTTACAAAAGCGCTGGACTCAACTGTTAGAACTAGCATGGTCTATCCGCAACGGTCATACTGAGGCACAGACCGGTTGAAGTTGAGGTGAAATAACTAAAATTTATCCAAGCTAAATTCCCAGTTATTTAGAGAGGTTAGAAAAAAGTTTAAGGGACAAAAAGAAAAGGGAAATTCCATTCCTTTTATACTCCCTGAATTAGTAACTAGTTTCTTACCCCAATTATTAATACATTTGTATTTGTTTAGTACAAGAGTACCAAACTCTCAGATTTTTTACCCATTAATCCAACCTTGTTTAGTCAAAATAAAAAATTCATATTAAGCAACTGACCCTTTTTTACTACTTCTGTGAAATCCTATAATAAACAGGACTTTTGGCAGAGGGATTGAGGATGGCTCTGACTCAAGGCGGACGGGCAAATAAGTCTGGGAATATTTTAGAAGGAAATGTAGAAGCAATCTTAAATGGGCATAATTATTTTCAAGTCGGTAACTATGTCCCAAAAGAATTTATACTGAATGCTGCTTTATTACCAAAACGTTATGGAAAAGAAGTTTATATTGGGACTGGAATTTATCATACCGATTTGAAGGTTGATTTTTATGTTGTTGGCTCATCGGCTATGCCATCTGGTTTAATTTTTGAGTGTAAATGGCAAGAAAGCCCAGGTTCTGTTGATGAAAAATTTCCTTACTTGAACATGAACATCCAGAACTATTACCCTGCACCAACTATCGTCATTTTAGGCGGGGAAGGTATGCGAGAAGGCGCAAGCAAATGGCTAAAAGCAAGAGTTAATGATAACCATAATTTATTAGCAGTTTACAGCTTAGACAGATTTATTGCTTGGGCAAATAAAAATCTTTAAAAGGATGTAATTAATAGTTCGTCAATCATCCCTCTATTTTTTATATTGGAGTTAATCGAGCGGGCTGCTTTTATTTTATAAGTTTCAAAGTTGATATCTTTATAAATATTTCTAATAAATTCACTATCAGAATTACACACCATAACCTTGACACCACGATTTGCTAACTCTGCACAAGTATCTCTTAAGAGTTCTTGGTCTTTTTTACTAAAACAATTTTGACTATAAGCAGTGAAATAGCTAGTGTCACTGATAGGATAATAGGGTGGGTCAAAAAATACAAAGTCATCACTGCTAGTTGCATGATTTAGGACTTCTGTAAAATCTGCTTGTTTAATTTCTGCATGAGAAAGCGCTTCTGATGCTGCTTTTAGTAAAACCTCAGAACAAATATTAGGATTTTCATATCTGCCTAAAGGCACATTGAACTTTCCCTGTGAGTTGACTCGATAAAGACCATTAAAACAAGTTTTATTAAGATAAATTAGACGAGCCGCTTTTTCTATATCTGTACCATCAGAGTGGTTTCTGACACTATAATAATAATCTTTATTATGCCGATACTTATGCTCTTTCAATAGAAAAATTAATTCATCAGCATGACATTTAACACAACAATAAGTATTAATTAATTCGGCATTTATATCAGTCAAAGTTGCTATGTTTGGTTGGAGATAGAAAAAAACAGCACCACCGCCTAAAAATGGCTCATAGTAATTTTTATAACTCTTGGGAAAATAAGGAATATATTGTTGTATTAATCTACTTTTACCCCCTGCCCACTTCAAAAATGGACGCGGGCTAGTTTCCTTGGGAATTTGAATTACCATTTACTTGCGATTTAACTGAAAATAATCGTGACTAAATAAAGCCAATATAACCGACAAGCTATATTTTATATTAGCTGGCTAATTTTCCGGCTGCATAGATTACAATTAAGTGGATAAAGCATATCAAAACAAACGT
Protein-coding sequences here:
- a CDS encoding DNA adenine methylase, whose protein sequence is MVIQIPKETSPRPFLKWAGGKSRLIQQYIPYFPKSYKNYYEPFLGGGAVFFYLQPNIATLTDINAELINTYCCVKCHADELIFLLKEHKYRHNKDYYYSVRNHSDGTDIEKAARLIYLNKTCFNGLYRVNSQGKFNVPLGRYENPNICSEVLLKAASEALSHAEIKQADFTEVLNHATSSDDFVFFDPPYYPISDTSYFTAYSQNCFSKKDQELLRDTCAELANRGVKVMVCNSDSEFIRNIYKDINFETYKIKAARSINSNIKNRGMIDELLITSF
- a CDS encoding PD-(D/E)XK nuclease superfamily protein, which translates into the protein MALTQGGRANKSGNILEGNVEAILNGHNYFQVGNYVPKEFILNAALLPKRYGKEVYIGTGIYHTDLKVDFYVVGSSAMPSGLIFECKWQESPGSVDEKFPYLNMNIQNYYPAPTIVILGGEGMREGASKWLKARVNDNHNLLAVYSLDRFIAWANKNL
- a CDS encoding HetZ-related protein, whose product is MKANVVNLPNSTPIFNNHLSTEEFSDSSSETLIELLCQEMQAQVKAAPRCVEALANRIAVEVERICDKSSRIQTSGQIKSWQITLGRHRMQKCLRYYQLGSKQGRVELHSNLGAMVYRHVTISGSELGFDARYSLIEDFLQAFYIEAIKAFRRENELPNDHTPRTQLQLAEYMAFTEQYAKRRINLPGGANQQLIILRAQGFARRQPQETTVDIEMAVESAKGEEAESYQRNSAVQQLRSQMIAQTNFDPSEESERDRVITELMKYLESQGQSDCMNYLSLKLQDLSAPEIDQILGLTSRQRDYLQQRFKYHVEKFAKQHHWQLVHQWLGAGLEQKLGLSSQQWDIFVNQLTEQQQQILQLKTARQTDQAIAKTIKCTPKQLQKRWTQLLELAWSIRNGHTEAQTG